In Bacilli bacterium PM5-9, a single window of DNA contains:
- a CDS encoding hypothetical protein (product_source=Hypo-rule applied) yields MCTFKYIKKTLIIFENAILNRFLFFSIESAISSSLLLIYL; encoded by the coding sequence ATGTGTACTTTTAAATATATTAAAAAAACGTTAATTATTTTTGAAAATGCAATTTTAAATCGTTTTTTATTTTTTTCAATTGAAAGTGCAATTTCATCATCATTACTACTGATCTATCT
- a CDS encoding UTP--glucose-1-phosphate uridylyltransferase (product_source=KO:K00963; cath_funfam=3.90.550.10; cog=COG1210; ko=KO:K00963; pfam=PF00483; superfamily=53448; tigrfam=TIGR01099) produces MKVRKAIIPAAGLGTRFLPVTKSLPKEMLPIVDVPTIQLIVEEATNSGIEEILVITNSNKQSIENHFDINYELESRLAESNKNDEIKMIRDIADMSNILYIRQKEPKGLGHAISCAKAFVGNEPFAVLLGDDIVVNKENPALKQLIAAFDEKKASILGVQNVSEEDVDKYGIVQPIRKGDSNKLQKLDGIIEKPSIEEAPSTLAVLGRYVLTSEIFEILDTQKPGKNDEIQLTDAIATLLERQAVYAYEFDGKRYDVGDKLGYLKANIDFALERDDLKEDLMEHLEDVISKK; encoded by the coding sequence TTGAAGGTAAGAAAAGCAATTATTCCAGCAGCAGGACTAGGAACAAGATTTTTGCCAGTTACTAAATCTTTACCAAAAGAGATGTTGCCTATTGTTGATGTTCCAACAATACAATTAATCGTTGAAGAAGCAACAAACTCAGGTATCGAAGAAATTCTTGTAATAACTAATTCAAATAAGCAATCAATTGAAAATCATTTTGATATTAACTATGAATTAGAATCAAGATTGGCAGAATCGAATAAAAATGATGAAATAAAAATGATAAGAGATATTGCTGATATGAGTAATATTTTATATATAAGACAAAAAGAACCAAAAGGATTAGGGCATGCAATAAGTTGTGCAAAAGCATTTGTTGGAAACGAGCCATTTGCAGTATTGTTGGGAGATGACATAGTTGTTAATAAAGAAAATCCAGCATTAAAACAATTAATTGCAGCTTTTGATGAAAAAAAAGCAAGCATCTTAGGCGTTCAAAATGTTAGTGAAGAAGATGTTGATAAATATGGGATTGTTCAACCAATAAGAAAAGGTGATTCTAATAAACTACAAAAACTTGATGGGATTATTGAAAAACCATCAATTGAAGAAGCACCAAGCACATTGGCTGTACTTGGAAGATATGTTTTAACAAGTGAAATATTTGAAATACTAGATACACAAAAGCCTGGTAAAAATGATGAAATTCAATTAACAGATGCAATCGCAACGTTATTAGAAAGACAAGCAGTATATGCATACGAGTTTGATGGAAAAAGATACGATGTTGGAGATAAACTAGGTTATTTAAAAGCGAATATTGATTTTGCTTTAGAACGTGATGATTTAAAAGAAGATTTAATGGAGCATTTAGAAGATGTTATTTCAAAAAAATAA
- a CDS encoding 1,2-diacylglycerol-3-alpha-glucose alpha-1,2-galactosyltransferase (product_source=KO:K13678; cath_funfam=3.40.50.2000; cog=COG0438; ko=KO:K13678; pfam=PF00534,PF13439; superfamily=53756): MNDFSINMLSQADDVPGQGVGSAYIEQVKLVEEGSKGKFKVYVNDKNIHDIQHHHTINYGNFVKLKRGGSINVTYVHFLPHTLDGSIKLPKLIFDVFKKYVIRFYRSSDALVVVNPIFIDELIKYGIEKEKIHYIPNFVSKENFFHESEEVIEKTKLKYDIPLDKKIILGVGQVQTRKGVLDFIEVAKSLPEIMFVWCGGFSFGNITDGYKELKEISENPPTNVKFLGIVPREEMNDIYNIADILFVPSYNELFPMAILEAVNSGVPLLLRDLELYKDILFQKYLSANSNDKFIEAIEFLLNDEKEYKKYSDYSIDISNYYSKENVYNQWENFYYKIYDENYEKIDKEKIEKQQAKTLKNSRATR, from the coding sequence ATGAATGATTTTTCTATAAATATGTTATCTCAGGCAGATGATGTGCCTGGACAAGGTGTTGGGAGTGCATACATAGAACAAGTAAAGTTAGTTGAAGAAGGATCAAAAGGAAAATTTAAGGTGTATGTTAATGATAAAAATATTCATGATATCCAACATCACCATACAATAAATTATGGAAATTTTGTTAAGTTAAAAAGAGGTGGCTCTATTAATGTAACATATGTTCATTTTTTACCACACACTCTTGATGGTTCAATTAAACTTCCTAAATTAATTTTTGATGTTTTTAAAAAATATGTTATTAGATTTTATCGCTCATCAGATGCATTAGTAGTAGTTAACCCTATTTTCATTGATGAATTAATAAAATATGGTATTGAAAAAGAAAAAATTCATTATATACCGAATTTTGTTTCAAAAGAAAACTTTTTTCATGAAAGTGAAGAGGTAATAGAAAAAACTAAACTTAAATATGATATACCACTAGATAAAAAAATTATTTTAGGTGTTGGCCAAGTTCAAACAAGAAAAGGCGTGCTAGATTTTATTGAAGTTGCCAAGTCATTGCCAGAGATAATGTTTGTTTGGTGTGGAGGATTCTCATTTGGGAACATTACAGATGGCTATAAAGAGTTAAAAGAAATTTCAGAGAACCCGCCAACTAATGTTAAGTTTTTAGGAATAGTACCACGTGAAGAAATGAATGATATTTATAATATCGCTGATATTTTATTTGTTCCTTCATATAACGAATTATTTCCCATGGCTATTTTAGAAGCAGTTAATAGTGGAGTGCCATTATTACTTAGAGACTTAGAATTGTATAAAGATATATTATTTCAAAAATATCTTAGTGCAAATTCAAATGATAAATTTATTGAAGCAATTGAGTTCTTGTTAAATGATGAAAAAGAATACAAGAAATATAGTGATTACTCTATAGATATTAGTAATTACTATAGTAAAGAAAACGTCTATAATCAATGGGAAAATTTTTATTATAAAATTTATGATGAAAATTATGAAAAAATAGATAAAGAAAAAATTGAAAAGCAACAAGCTAAAACTTTAAAAAATTCAAGAGCTACTAGATAA
- a CDS encoding UDP-glucose 4-epimerase (product_source=KO:K01784; cath_funfam=3.40.50.720; cog=COG1087; ko=KO:K01784; pfam=PF16363; superfamily=51735; tigrfam=TIGR01179), giving the protein MNVLIIGGAGYIGSHQVKIMLEANHNVIVYDNLSTGHQDKVDKKAVFVKGDIRDYDLLKKTIIKYKIDAIMHFAALSIVSDSMNRALEYYDNNVYGFQVLLNVMRDTNVKNIIFSSTAAVYGKQDKMPIDEKAMTIPSNPYGETKLTMEKMIKWAALSNDFRYVILRYFNVAGASLDGSVGELHNPETHLIPIVLEVALNKREKLFVNGNDYNTKDGTCIRDYIHVLDLCQAHKLALDYLVSGNKSDTFNLGYGYGYSVIEIIESARKVCQHELLYEIAPRRQGDPDVLIASCDKVKDVLKWQPKYNDINIIIESAYNFIEKNK; this is encoded by the coding sequence ATGAATGTTTTAATTATTGGTGGAGCAGGATATATTGGCTCTCATCAAGTGAAAATAATGTTAGAAGCAAATCATAATGTTATCGTTTATGATAATTTAAGTACAGGACATCAAGATAAAGTTGATAAAAAAGCTGTTTTTGTAAAAGGTGATATAAGAGATTATGATTTATTGAAAAAAACAATAATTAAATATAAAATAGATGCTATTATGCACTTTGCTGCCTTATCTATTGTTAGTGATAGTATGAACAGAGCATTAGAATACTATGATAATAATGTTTATGGCTTTCAAGTTTTATTAAATGTTATGAGAGATACTAATGTTAAAAACATTATCTTTTCTTCAACTGCAGCAGTATATGGAAAACAAGATAAGATGCCAATTGATGAAAAGGCAATGACTATTCCAAGTAATCCCTATGGTGAAACTAAATTAACAATGGAAAAAATGATTAAATGGGCAGCATTATCAAATGACTTTAGATATGTTATATTAAGATACTTCAATGTAGCAGGAGCATCACTTGATGGTAGTGTAGGAGAATTACATAATCCAGAAACTCATTTAATTCCTATAGTATTAGAAGTTGCATTAAATAAAAGAGAAAAATTATTTGTAAATGGAAATGATTACAATACTAAAGATGGTACATGTATTCGAGATTATATTCATGTACTGGATTTATGTCAAGCACATAAATTAGCCTTAGATTATTTAGTGAGTGGTAATAAATCAGATACTTTTAATCTAGGTTATGGTTATGGGTACAGTGTTATTGAAATAATTGAAAGTGCTAGAAAAGTATGCCAACATGAACTTTTATATGAAATTGCACCAAGGCGTCAGGGTGATCCAGATGTTTTAATTGCTTCATGTGATAAAGTTAAAGATGTTTTAAAATGGCAACCAAAGTATAATGATATAAATATAATTATTGAAAGTGCATATAATTTTATTGAAAAAAATAAATAA